Genomic segment of Bacillota bacterium:
CGCGAAGCGGTAGCCCAGCTCCTTGATGCCGTCCAGCATGGTGGTGGTGGCCGTGGTGCCGCCCTTGCGGAAGCACTCGCCGACCAGCTGGCCCAGCCGCCCTTTGTCGACCGTCTCGTTGACGAAGCCCAGGAAGTCCGGCAGCTTCTCGTTGAAAATCAGCCGCCCCACGGTGGTGGTCAGCCGGCGCCCGTCCAGGCGCACCTGGACCCGCGCGTGCAGGTCGACCTCGCCCAGCTCGTAGGCCATGATGGCCTCTTCGCGCGAGGCGAAGGCGCGTCCCTCGCCCCGGGCTCCCTCGTGGTCGAAGGTGAGGTAGTAAGAGCCCAGGACCATGTCCAGCGTCGGCGTCACCACCGGGCTGCCGTCCTTGGGGCTGAGGATGTGGTCGGCGGCCATCATGAGCACCCGCGCCTCGGCCTGGCCTTCGGCGGAGAGCGGCACGTGGACGGCCATCTGGTCGCCGTCGAAGTCGGCGTTGTAGGCCGTGCAGACCAGCGGGTGGATCTGGATGGCCCGCCCCTCCACCAGCACCGGCTCGAAGGCCTGGATACCCAGCCGGTGGAGCGTCGGCGCCCGGTTGAGGAGGACGGGGTGCTCCTTGATCACTTCCTCGAGGACGTCCCAGACCTCGTCGCGGGCGCGCTCCACCATGCGCTTGGCGTTCTTGATGTTGTGCGCGTAGCCCAGCTCCACCAGCCGCTTCATGACGAAGGGCTTGAAGAGCTCCAGCGCCATCTCCTTGGGCAGGCCGCACTGGTTCATGCGCAGCGTCGGCCCGACCACGATGACCGAGCGGCCGGAGTAGTCGACGCGCTTGCCCAGCAGGTTCTGGCGGAAGCGGCCCTGCTTCCCCTTGAGCATGTCGCTCAGCGACTTGAGCGGCCGGTTGCCCGGCCCCGTCACGGGGCGGCCGCGGCGCCCGTTGTCGATGAGGGCGTCGACGGCCTCCTGGAGCATGCGCTTTTCGTTGCGCACGATGATGTCGGGCGCGCCCAGTTCGAGGAGCCGCTTCAGGCGGTTGTTCCGGTTGATCACGCGGCGGTAGAGGTCGTTCAGGTCGGAGGTGGCGAAGCGGCCGCCGTCCAGCTGCACCATCGGCCGCAGGTCGGGCGGGATGACCGGGATCACGTCCAGGATCATCCACTCCGGCCGGTTGCCCGACTGGCGGAATGCCTCCACCACCTCCAGCCGGCGGATGGCGCGCACGCGCCGCTGCCCGGAGCTGGAGCGGCTCTCCTCGCGCAGCTCCTCGGCCAGCTCGTCGAGGTCGATCTTCTGCAGGAGCTCCTTGATCGCCTCGGCGCCCATGCCGGCCCGGAAGGCGTTCCCGTATCGCTCCCGCGCCTCCCGGTACTCGTTCTCGGTGAGCAGCTGCTTCTCCATCAGCCCCGTCTCGCCGGGGTCGATGACGATGTAGTTGGCGAAGTAGAGGACCTTCTCCAGCTGGCGGGGCGACATGTCCAGCATGAGGCCCATACGGCTGGGGATGCCCTTGAAGTACCAGATGTGCGAAACGGGCGCCGCCAGCTCGATGTGGCCCATGCGCTCGCGCCGGACCTTGGAGCGCGTCACCTCGACGCCACAGCGGTCGCAGACGATGCCCTTGTAGCGGACCCGCTTGTACTTGCCGCAGTGGCACTCCCAGTCCTTGGTCGGCCCGAAGATCTTCTCGCAGAAGAGCCCGTCCCGCTCCGGCTTCAGCGTCCGGTAGTTGATGGTCTCCGGCTTCTTCACCTCGCCATGGGACCACTCGCGGATCTGCTCCGGCGAGGCGAGGCCGATGGCGATGGACTCGAACGAGTTGAGGTCTACCACCCGCAGGTCCCCCTTCCTTGCGCTGGCCGGAGCCTCATTCCAGGTCGTCCACGGGCTCGTCGCCGGCGAAGCCGTCCTCCGGCTCCACCGCGAAGACGCCCATGCCGGGAAGCTCGCCTTCCTCGTCGGACTCCTCGGCGCTCTCCTCGATACGCTCCTCGTCCAGCGTGGCCTGGGCGGCCTGGCGCGCCTCGACCGCGGCCGGGCGGCGCACCTCGCTCAGGTCGAAGTCGTATTCGCTCGGCGTCTCGCCGTACTCGTCGTCGGTCTCGACCAGCTCCACCTCCTGGCCGTCGTGCGAGTAGATGCGAACGTCCAGCCCCAGGCTCTGCATCTCCTTGATCAGCACCTTGAAGGACTCGGGTACGCCGGGCTGCGGCACGTTCTCGCCTTTGATGATGGCCTCGTAGGTCTTGACGCGCCCGATGGTGTCGTCGGACTTGACCGTCAGCAACTCCTGCAGCGTGTAGGCCGAGCCGTACGCCTCCAGCGCCCAGACCTCCATCTCGCCAAAGCGCTGGCCGCCGAATTGTGCCTTTCCGCCCAGCGGCTGCTGGGTGACCAGCGAGTAGGGGCCCGTCGAACGCGCGTGGATCTTGTCGTCCACCAGGTGCGCCAACTTGAGGATATAGACGTAGCCCACCGTCACCGGGTTGTCGAAGGGCTCGCCCGTCCGACCGTCATAGAGCACCGTCTTCCCGTTCTCGGGCAGGCCCGCCTCGCGCAGCATCTCCAGGATCTCTTGCTCGCTGGCCCCGTCGAAGACCGGCGTCGCCACCCGGATGCCCAGCTCCTGCGCCGCCCAACCCAGCGTGCACTCCAGGATCTGGCCCAGGTTCATGCGCGAGGGCACGCCCAGCGGGTTGAGGACGATGTCCACCGGGCGACCGTCGGGCAGGTAGGGCATATCCTCCACGGGGAGGATCTTGGAGACGACGCCCTTGTTGCCGTGGCGGCCGGCCATCTTGTCGCCGGCCGAGATCTTCCGCTTCTGGGCCACGTAGACGCGGATGAGCTGGTTGACGCCCGGGGCCAGCTCGTCGCCGTTCTCGCGCGAGAAGACCTTGACGTCGACCACGATGCCGCTCTCGCCGTGCGGCACGCGCAGCGAGGTGTCGCGCACCTCGCGCGCCTTCTCGCCGAAGATGGCGCGGAGCAGCCGCTCCTCCGCCGTCAGCTCGGTCTCGCCCTTGGGCGTCACCTTGCCCACCAGGATGTCGCCCGGGTGGACCTCGGCGCCGATGCGGACGATGCCGCGCTCGTCCAGGTCCTTCAGCACGTCCTCGCCCACGTTGGGGATGTCGCGCGTGATCTCTTCCGGGCCCAGCTTGGTGTCCCGCGCCTCGCACTCGTGCTCCTCGATGTGGATCGAGGTGAAGGTGTCGTCCCGGACCAGGCGCTCGCTGAGCAGGATGGCGTCCTCGTAGTTGTACCCCTCCCAGGGCATGAAGGCGCAGAGGACGTTCTTGCCCAGGGCCAGCTCGCCGTGGTCGACGCTCGGCCCGTCCGCCAGGATGTCGCCCGCCTCGACGCGCTGGCCGACGCGGACCACCGGCTTCTGGTTGAAGCAGGTCCCCTGGTTGGTCCGCTGGAACTTCAACAGTTCGTAGAGGTCTCGCTGGCCGTCGTCGCCGCGCACGATCACCTCGTCGGCGGTGACGCGCTCCACGATCCCCGCCCGCCGCGCCAATACCTGCACCCCCGAGTCCATGGCGGCGCGGAACTCGATGCCTGTGCCCACCAGCGGCGCCTCGGTGGTCAGGAGCGGGACCGCCTGTCTCTGCATGTTGGCGCCCATCAGCGCGCGGTTGGCGTCGTCGTGCTCCAGGAAGGGGATGAGCGCGGTGGCCACGCTCACCACCTGCTTCGGCGAGACGTCCATGTAGTCGACCTCGGTGGGCGCCACTCGGACGATGTCCTGCTGGTAGCGGCAGGTAACCCGCTCCGCCTGGAAGCGCCCCGCCTCGTCCAGCGGCTCGTTGGCCTGGGCGATGCGCGCGTCGTCCTCCTCGTCGGCGGTCAGGTAGACGATCTCGTCCGTCACCTGACCCTCGACCACCTTCCGGTAGGGCGTCTCGATGAAGCCGTACTCGTTGATGCGGGCGTAGGTGGAGAGCGCGCCGATCAGGCCGATGTTGGGCCCTTCCGGCGTCTCGATGGGGCACATGCGCCCGTAGTGCGAGTGATGGACGTCGCGCACGTCGAAGCCGGCCCGCTCGCGCGAGAGGCCGCCCGGCCCCAGGGCGCTCAGGCGGCGCTTGTGCGTCAGCTCGGCCAGCGGGTTGGTCTGGTCCATGAACTGGCTGAGCTGGCTGGAGCCGAAGAACTCCTTGACCGCGGCCACCACCGGCCGGATGTTGATCAGCGCCTGTGGCGTGATCAGCTCCGCGTCCTGGATGGTCATGCGCTCCCGGATCACCCGCTCCATGCGGGCCAGCCCCACCCGGAACTGGTTTTGCAGGAGCTCGCCCACCGAGCGCAGGCGCCGGTTCCCGAGGTGGTCGATGTCGTCGGTGGCGCCGACGCCGCGCATCAGCGTGAACATGTAGTTGACGATAGCCGCCACATCGTCCGGCGTGATGGTCTTGACGTCCATGGCGGGCGCCCCGTTGCTCAGCACCAGCAGCTCGCGGTCGTCGTCGGTACGGACGCGCAGCTCGCGCACGCCCGCCTGGCTCAGCTGCTCGGCCACGGCGCGGGTGATGCGGCCGCCCGCGGGCAGGAGGAGCGCGCCGCTGGCGGGATCCCGGACGTCCTCCGCCGCCGTGCGGCCGACCACGCGGTTGCGCAGGCTCAGCTTCTTGTTCAGCTTGTAGCGGCCCACCGCGGCCAGGTCGTACCGCTTGGGATCGGTCAGGAGCCCCTCCAGGAGGGCGCGCGCATTCTCCTCCGTGGGGGGCTCGCCCGGGCGGAGCCGTTTGTAGATCTCGACCAGGGCGGTGCGCGCATCGCGGGTCGGGTCGTGTTCCAGCGTCGCACGCACCTCCGCCGTCTCCCCGAGGAGGGCGAGAAGCTGTTCGTCGCTCTCCCAGCCTAGCGCGCGGAGCAGGGCGGTCGCGGGCAGCTTCCGCGTCCGGTCGACGCGCACCTGGAGGATGCCGCCCGCCTCGGTCTCGAACTCGAGCCAGGCGCCGCGGTTGGGGATGACCGTGCAGGTGTAGACCGGGTTCCCGCCGGCGTCGACGTCACGGCCGTAGTAGACGCCTGGCGAGCGGACGAGTTGGCTGACGACGACGCGCTCGGCGCCGTTGATGATGAAGGTGCCCGTCTCGGTCATGAGCGGGAAGTCGCCCATGAAGACCTCCTGCTCCTTCATCTCGCCCGTCTCGCTGTTGATCAGGCGGACGCGGACGCGCAGCGGCGCCGCATAGGTGGCGTCGCGCTCCTTGCACTCGCGCTCGCTGTACTTGGGCTCGCCGAGGGTGTAGTCCAGGAACTCCAGGATCAGGTTCCCGGTGAAGTCCCGGATGGGGGAGATGTCGTGGAACATCTCCAGCAGGCCTTCCTCCAGGAACCACTGGTAGGACTTCCGCTGCACCTCGATCAGGTTGGGGATGTCCAGGACCTCGGCGATCTTCGCAAAGCTCTTGCGCTGCCCCGCCAGCCGCGTCGGGTCGGCCATCGGCCTCACTCCTCTGCGCGAAGTTGACGATCACCCACAGGCGGGAACGACCCGAGTCAGCCGCTCGGCCGCGTGACAGGAAGGAACCAGCCGACGGGCATCGAATGGAGGAGCGTGGATGGAGCCTTTGGGAGTCGCAAGCGGAGGCGTCACTCTCCCGGCAGTGGTTCGCGCGCGATGAGGGCATCACGCTGCGGCAAGCTTTGAGTGTACATTATCCCCCTTGCGAGGTCAAGAGAGTAGCGGCCCAGCCCGCCGGCCTTCCGCCGGCGGGCTGTCCTTTCCGCGGCCGCCGCCCGGTCGGCCGCGGCCCGTCATCCTTGCGGGCTGGGCGTCCTACTTGATCTCGACCGTCGCCCCCGCCTCCTCCAGCTTGGCCCGCAGCGACTCGGCCTCCTCCTTGGAGACCTTCTCCTTGACCGGCTTGGGAGCGCCGTCCACGAGGTCCTTGGCCTCCTTGAGGCCGAGGCCGGTCAGCTCACGGACCACCTTGATCACCTGGATCTTCTTGTCGCCGGCCGACTGGAGGATGACGTCAAACTCCGTCTGCTCCTCGGCCGCCGGCTCCGCCGCGGCGGCGCCGGCCGCCCCCGCGCCCGGCGCGGCCGCCACCATGGCTACCGGCGCGGCCGCCGAGACGCCGTACTTCTCCTCGAACCGGTGCACGAGCTCCGAGAGCTCCAGCACCGAAAGCGTATCCACCAGCTCGAGAATCTGGTCCACCGCCGACATCGCTTCCAACCTCCCCTTCGGCACCGGGTGTCCCGGTCCTCTTCCGAACTCCTCTCGGCCGCAGGAAGCCCGGCCCGCTGCGCTCCCCGCATCCGGGCAGGCGCCTCTCCGCCCTGTGGTCCCGTTCCCGCGCTAGGCCGCCGCCTGCCGCTGCTCCGCCAGCGCGTGCAGCTGCGTGGCCAGCCCGCGCAGCGGGGCCGCCAGGACAGAGGCCATGTTGCGCAGCGGCGCGGCCAGCATGCCGGCCACCTGGGCCAGCAGCTCCTCCCGGCCGGGCAGCGTCGCCAGCCGCTGCACGCCAGCCGCGTCGATGGCGCGGCCTTGCAGCACCCCGCCCTTGATGGTGACGCTCTTATGCGTCCGGGCGAACTCGCTCATGGCCTTCGCGACCGCAACCGGGTCGCTGTCGCCGAAGGCATACGAGTTGGGGCCCTCCAGGAGCGGCTTCAGCTCGTCCAGCCCGGCCTGCTCGGCTGCGCGGCGCGCCAGGGTGTTCTTGACCACGCGGAAGTCGATGCCCTGACTGCGCAGCTGCGCCCGCAAGGCGGTGCTCTCGGCCCCGGTCAGGCCGCGGAACTCCACCAGGACGACCGCCGCCGACTCCTTCAGCCGCCGGCTCAGCCATGCCACCGTCTCCGCCTTGGCGGCCATGGTGGCCGCATTGGGCATCCCGCACCCCTCCCCTCTTCCGGCTTGCCTGTTCCGCACGCCGCCCCGCCGGCGGCGGAGCGGCGTCGCTCCCAGACGAAAGGCGCCTCCCGCAGACGGGAGGCGTGACGGAGTGCCGGCTCCATCGGCCGGTTCATCCGCTCGCCTCGGCAGGCGACCGGCCGCCGCCGGTCCTTGGGCCCCTCGGGCACCTGCTGTCTACGGCCGAGCAGCGTCCTTCAGCTGGCAAGGCGCCCGGAGTATACCACAGCCCCCGGGTCGAGGCCAGGTCCGCGGCCGGCTGCTCGTCAGGCGACCCGCGCGGGATTGACGCGGATTCCGGGCCCCATGGTGGAAGAGACGGTGACCGAGCGCAGGTACTGTCCCTTGGCCGTCTCCGGCCGCGCCTTGACCAGGGCGTCCACCAGCGTGCGCAGGTTTTCGGCCAGCGCCTCCACCGGGAAGGAGACCTTGCCGATGGGCGCATGGACGATGCCGGCGCGGTCGGTCCGGTACTCCACGCGACCCGCCTTGGCCTCCTGGACCGCGCGCGCCGGATCGGGAGTGACCGTCCCCGACTTGGGGTTGGGCATCAGGCCCCGCGGGCCGAGGATGCGGCCGAGCTGGCCCACCAAGCCCATCATCTCCGGCGTGGCGATGGCCACGTCGAACTCCAGCCATCCTTCGCGGATGCGCTGGACCAGGTCCTCGTCGCCTACCACCTCGGCCCCCGCCGC
This window contains:
- the rpoC gene encoding DNA-directed RNA polymerase subunit beta', with translation MVDLNSFESIAIGLASPEQIREWSHGEVKKPETINYRTLKPERDGLFCEKIFGPTKDWECHCGKYKRVRYKGIVCDRCGVEVTRSKVRRERMGHIELAAPVSHIWYFKGIPSRMGLMLDMSPRQLEKVLYFANYIVIDPGETGLMEKQLLTENEYREARERYGNAFRAGMGAEAIKELLQKIDLDELAEELREESRSSSGQRRVRAIRRLEVVEAFRQSGNRPEWMILDVIPVIPPDLRPMVQLDGGRFATSDLNDLYRRVINRNNRLKRLLELGAPDIIVRNEKRMLQEAVDALIDNGRRGRPVTGPGNRPLKSLSDMLKGKQGRFRQNLLGKRVDYSGRSVIVVGPTLRMNQCGLPKEMALELFKPFVMKRLVELGYAHNIKNAKRMVERARDEVWDVLEEVIKEHPVLLNRAPTLHRLGIQAFEPVLVEGRAIQIHPLVCTAYNADFDGDQMAVHVPLSAEGQAEARVLMMAADHILSPKDGSPVVTPTLDMVLGSYYLTFDHEGARGEGRAFASREEAIMAYELGEVDLHARVQVRLDGRRLTTTVGRLIFNEKLPDFLGFVNETVDKGRLGQLVGECFRKGGTTATTTMLDGIKELGYRFATRAGATISMSDLTVPADKEEVLARADAEVDAIERQYRRGFLTNEERYQRVIDVWTRAKDEITENVMKALDPTNPVAMMVNSGARGNVAQLSQLAGMRGLMADPSGRTIEIPVRSNFREGLTVLEYFTSTHGARKGLADTALRTADSGYLTRRLVDVSQDVIVREEDCGTDDGIVVREVRDGGEEIESLFDRINGRVAAEDVVAPGSGEILCRRNEMINEEVAQAIVQAGIEAVKVRSVLTCRSRLGVCARCYGRDLAARGLVEVGEAVGIIAAQSIGEPGTQLTMRTFHTGGVAGEDITQGLPRVEELFEARRPRGQAVTTELEGVVSISEEANHRAVRVTADDGRVQEYPVPYGARLRVGEGDRVEAGDPLTEGPINPHDILRVKGVKGVQEYLLQEVQRVYRLQGVEINDKHIEIIIRQMLRKVRVDDPGDTRLLPGGLVDQWEAEDANREAEAAGLEPARVSPVLLGITKASLATDSFLSAASFQETTRVLTEAATKGKQDHLVGLKENVILGKLIPAGTGLPTYRRLTIRVEGERPTVPGAGPSLAEEVLGLAGDGQARGNGLGEAAQAAGAAPAER
- the rpoB gene encoding DNA-directed RNA polymerase subunit beta, producing MADPTRLAGQRKSFAKIAEVLDIPNLIEVQRKSYQWFLEEGLLEMFHDISPIRDFTGNLILEFLDYTLGEPKYSERECKERDATYAAPLRVRVRLINSETGEMKEQEVFMGDFPLMTETGTFIINGAERVVVSQLVRSPGVYYGRDVDAGGNPVYTCTVIPNRGAWLEFETEAGGILQVRVDRTRKLPATALLRALGWESDEQLLALLGETAEVRATLEHDPTRDARTALVEIYKRLRPGEPPTEENARALLEGLLTDPKRYDLAAVGRYKLNKKLSLRNRVVGRTAAEDVRDPASGALLLPAGGRITRAVAEQLSQAGVRELRVRTDDDRELLVLSNGAPAMDVKTITPDDVAAIVNYMFTLMRGVGATDDIDHLGNRRLRSVGELLQNQFRVGLARMERVIRERMTIQDAELITPQALINIRPVVAAVKEFFGSSQLSQFMDQTNPLAELTHKRRLSALGPGGLSRERAGFDVRDVHHSHYGRMCPIETPEGPNIGLIGALSTYARINEYGFIETPYRKVVEGQVTDEIVYLTADEEDDARIAQANEPLDEAGRFQAERVTCRYQQDIVRVAPTEVDYMDVSPKQVVSVATALIPFLEHDDANRALMGANMQRQAVPLLTTEAPLVGTGIEFRAAMDSGVQVLARRAGIVERVTADEVIVRGDDGQRDLYELLKFQRTNQGTCFNQKPVVRVGQRVEAGDILADGPSVDHGELALGKNVLCAFMPWEGYNYEDAILLSERLVRDDTFTSIHIEEHECEARDTKLGPEEITRDIPNVGEDVLKDLDERGIVRIGAEVHPGDILVGKVTPKGETELTAEERLLRAIFGEKAREVRDTSLRVPHGESGIVVDVKVFSRENGDELAPGVNQLIRVYVAQKRKISAGDKMAGRHGNKGVVSKILPVEDMPYLPDGRPVDIVLNPLGVPSRMNLGQILECTLGWAAQELGIRVATPVFDGASEQEILEMLREAGLPENGKTVLYDGRTGEPFDNPVTVGYVYILKLAHLVDDKIHARSTGPYSLVTQQPLGGKAQFGGQRFGEMEVWALEAYGSAYTLQELLTVKSDDTIGRVKTYEAIIKGENVPQPGVPESFKVLIKEMQSLGLDVRIYSHDGQEVELVETDDEYGETPSEYDFDLSEVRRPAAVEARQAAQATLDEERIEESAEESDEEGELPGMGVFAVEPEDGFAGDEPVDDLE
- the rplL gene encoding 50S ribosomal protein L7/L12; protein product: MSAVDQILELVDTLSVLELSELVHRFEEKYGVSAAAPVAMVAAAPGAGAAGAAAAEPAAEEQTEFDVILQSAGDKKIQVIKVVRELTGLGLKEAKDLVDGAPKPVKEKVSKEEAESLRAKLEEAGATVEIK
- the rplJ gene encoding 50S ribosomal protein L10 yields the protein MPNAATMAAKAETVAWLSRRLKESAAVVLVEFRGLTGAESTALRAQLRSQGIDFRVVKNTLARRAAEQAGLDELKPLLEGPNSYAFGDSDPVAVAKAMSEFARTHKSVTIKGGVLQGRAIDAAGVQRLATLPGREELLAQVAGMLAAPLRNMASVLAAPLRGLATQLHALAEQRQAAA
- the rplA gene encoding 50S ribosomal protein L1 → MRMHRGKGYQSVAAQVERGRLYEPEEALSKVKELARARFDETVEAAVRLGVDPRHADQMVRGAVVLPHGTGRQVRVAVFARGEAAKAAQAAGAEVVGDEDLVQRIREGWLEFDVAIATPEMMGLVGQLGRILGPRGLMPNPKSGTVTPDPARAVQEAKAGRVEYRTDRAGIVHAPIGKVSFPVEALAENLRTLVDALVKARPETAKGQYLRSVTVSSTMGPGIRVNPARVA